One Petrotoga sp. 9PW.55.5.1 genomic window carries:
- a CDS encoding S9 family peptidase encodes MKKKLLVMILTVFCFLIVFSESYQYYIYQNDVEIGNILVEFYPESYLGKTTSTFEISGNIIKYVAETKYDKTWDFKEYSLDIFVDNQKQGTLTSTYDGKKIQNKFNGIKLKSYNAKNAIILDNNFIFDHIFAILYKELSEATYTAFVPQLVLNQSTWDLAILDIRLKFKDSETLIISSLGVEQYITFKDKKIIEYEIPAQGFEVTEVKKEQKEKNYIEKEISFNSFDDGFKLEGSLMIPSNFKTGTQLPAFVLVHGSGPNDRNETMGPLAPFKDLSEQLVSNNFIVLKYDKRTYTMIKNNQDALNVMPEDFIKDAQAAIRYLKTLPEVDQDKIIVIGHSQGASFLPYIVEGQNVAAAIAISPGIIEITDLMVYQIEYQIKNLEKLNKDNIYDDLINQLKSLLPEMKEINEKMKKEEIEPDNIYLDSMTGKFLLQWSELTQNMVDKFINMKVPVLIINGTEDLKTPYELLKEKENELKSKEDLQIIYIENMGHELYKTGTAKFEEKVVEQIKLWLKNLELK; translated from the coding sequence ATGAAAAAGAAACTCTTGGTAATGATTTTAACGGTTTTTTGTTTTTTGATTGTTTTCTCAGAAAGTTATCAGTATTATATTTATCAAAATGATGTAGAAATAGGAAACATTTTGGTTGAATTTTATCCAGAATCTTATTTAGGAAAAACCACATCAACATTTGAAATAAGTGGGAATATAATAAAATATGTTGCAGAAACAAAATACGACAAAACATGGGATTTTAAAGAATATTCTTTAGATATTTTTGTAGATAACCAAAAACAAGGCACATTAACAAGCACCTATGATGGGAAAAAGATACAAAACAAATTTAATGGTATAAAATTAAAAAGCTACAATGCCAAAAACGCTATTATTTTAGATAATAACTTTATATTTGATCACATCTTTGCTATTTTATACAAGGAATTATCTGAAGCGACATACACCGCTTTTGTACCTCAACTTGTATTAAATCAATCAACTTGGGATTTAGCCATTTTAGATATCAGATTAAAATTCAAAGACTCAGAAACACTAATAATATCTTCTCTTGGAGTAGAACAATATATTACTTTCAAAGACAAAAAAATTATAGAATATGAAATTCCTGCCCAAGGGTTTGAGGTAACAGAAGTTAAAAAAGAACAAAAAGAGAAAAACTATATCGAAAAAGAAATATCTTTTAACAGTTTTGATGATGGATTTAAATTAGAAGGCTCTTTAATGATTCCAAGTAATTTCAAAACAGGAACACAATTACCAGCTTTTGTATTAGTTCACGGTTCAGGGCCAAATGACAGAAATGAGACGATGGGGCCACTAGCCCCTTTTAAAGATTTATCAGAACAACTTGTTAGCAATAATTTCATTGTATTAAAATACGATAAAAGAACTTACACTATGATTAAAAACAATCAAGACGCTTTAAATGTAATGCCCGAAGATTTTATAAAAGATGCACAAGCAGCTATAAGATACCTAAAAACTCTTCCGGAAGTTGACCAAGATAAAATAATAGTCATAGGTCATAGTCAAGGCGCTTCTTTCTTGCCATATATAGTAGAAGGACAAAACGTAGCTGCCGCTATAGCTATTTCACCAGGAATAATAGAAATCACTGATTTAATGGTTTATCAAATAGAATACCAAATAAAAAATTTAGAAAAATTAAACAAAGATAATATATATGATGATTTAATAAATCAATTAAAAAGCCTTCTGCCAGAAATGAAAGAAATAAACGAAAAAATGAAAAAAGAAGAAATAGAGCCAGATAACATCTATTTAGACTCCATGACTGGAAAATTTTTATTACAATGGAGTGAATTAACACAAAACATGGTAGATAAATTTATAAATATGAAAGTACCTGTATTGATAATAAACGGAACAGAAGACTTGAAAACACCGTATGAACTATTAAAAGAAAAAGAAAACGAATTAAAAAGCAAAGAAGATTTGCAAATAATATACATCGAAAACATGGGGCATGAACTCTATAAAACC